The following proteins come from a genomic window of Macadamia integrifolia cultivar HAES 741 chromosome 14, SCU_Mint_v3, whole genome shotgun sequence:
- the LOC122060916 gene encoding protein N-terminal asparagine amidohydrolase has product MIYVDGVPFPNPSSSSSSSQGSEILEALLEHPVLISASNLLKSIPARKISVPEESGLERLSPVKYVYLFQREYATVDPALVEIVGTDEATTCVGLVIRNRKTGMTSVAHMDSPRVVNLGLTQMLSLVNDHASAAELDVHLIGSYEDASHERPHEMGESEFHTESDGYSFPLCSKIVEALQRSKENFHIQTFCVLKHNTRRDSDANAYPIFTGFVVETSTGLVKPAVFDRSLRCPDEIVRRIRVMVSSEDPTWRGKLLETYDTRSDQFQIASCSWTPRWKYLAFSLQQLSDPEILIRSSTSPYAESPDFVKNERRLLNYLIRHPNWRETFPMAKPRVFERTADGQWLRC; this is encoded by the exons ATGATATATGTGGACGGGGTTCCTTTTCCTAATCCATCTtcgtcttcatcttcatctcag GGAAGTGAAATCCTGGAGGCCTTGTTAGAACACCCTGTACTGATATCTGCTTCAAATTTGCTCAAATCTATCCCAGCGAGGAAGATTTCAGTCCCTGAAGAATCTGGCCTGGAGAGATTATCACCTGTTAAATATGTTTATTTGTTCCAAAGAGAATATGCAACTGTTGATCCTGCACTTGTGGAG ATAGTTGGCACTGATGAAGCAACTACATGTGTGGGCCTTGTAATTCGCAATAGGAAGACTGGAAT GACCTCTGTTGCACATATGGATTCTCCCAGGGTTGTCAATTTGGGCCTCACACAGATGTTGTCATTGGTCAATGATCATGCTTCAGCTGCTGAGCTGGAT GTGCATCTAATTGGTAGCTATGAAGATGCCTCACATGAA CGTCCACATGAAATGGGTGAATCAGAGTTCCATACAGAATCAGATGGTTATTCTTTTCCTTTGTGTTCAAAAATAGTTGAAGCTTTGCAGCGGagcaaagaaaattttcatattcaAACTTTCTGTGTTCTTAAGCATAATACTAGAAGAGATTCTGATGCAAATGCATACCCCATTTTTACTGGGTTTGTG gtaGAGACATCCACTGGATTGGTCAAGCCAGCCGTCTTTGATAGAAGCTTGAGATGTCCAGATGAAATTGTCAGGAGAATTCGAGTGATGGTATCCTCAGAAGACCCCACTTGGAGGGGCAAGTTGCTTGAAACATATGATACCCGCAGTGATCAATTTCAAATTGCCTCGTGCTCTTG GACACCACGCTGGAAATATCTTGCCTTCTCACTGCAGCAACTTTCTGATCCAGAAATCCTCATCAGAAGTTCAACTTCACCTTATGCTGAAAGTCCAGATTTTGTCAAGAATGAAAGAAG GTTATTGAACTATTTGATTCGGCACCCAAATTGGAGAGAAACATTTCCTATGGCAAAACCGCGTGTGTTTGAGAGAACTGCTGATGGACAGTGGTTAAGATGCTGA
- the LOC122062085 gene encoding 11 kDa late embryogenesis abundant protein has translation MQSAKETASNVAASAKAGMDKTKATVQEKVEKMTTHNPVEKDMATHRKQEKIDQAELNKQAAQQHNEAARQQTTTTTGHTTTTGGLNPASAMHGHSTTGHTIGSHPTGMTTTSTTTNPAAADPRLGTRHTTGTGTGTGTGTY, from the coding sequence ATGCAGTCGGCAAAGGAAACAGCGTCTAACGTCGCAGCGTCGGCAAAGGCGGGGATGGACAAGACGAAGGCCACGGTCCAAGAGAAGGTGGAGAAGATGACGACCCATAACCCAGTGGAGAAAGACATGGCTACCCATCGTAAGCAAGAGAAGATTGATCAGGCCGAGTTGAACAAGCAAGCGGCGCAGCAACATAACGAGGCGGCAAGGCAACAGACCACCACCACAACCGGTCACACGACAACTACCGGCGGGCTCAACCCAGCGTCTGCAATGCACGGACACAGCACCACCGGGCATACAATTGGGTCTCACCCGACTGGGATGACCAccaccagcaccaccaccaaTCCAGCTGCTGCTGACCCACGCCTGGGTACTCGCCACACCACCGGCACCGGCACCGGCACCGGCACAGGGACTTATTAG
- the LOC122061917 gene encoding delta(12)-fatty-acid desaturase FAD2-like has product MGAGGRRLDVSTPRKKEGEELKHEVLRRVPYSKPPFTLGEIKRAIPPHCFRRSVLRSFSYVVYDLTIVSILYYIATTFFHRLPTHLSLVAWPIYWAIQGCVLTGIWVIAHECGHHAFSDYQWLDDTVGLILHSCLLVPYFSWKYSHRRHHSNTGSLERDEVFVPKPKSSLAWYSKYLNNPLGRVLSLTITLTLGWPLYLAFNVSGRHYDRFACHYDPHGPIYSERERLQIYISDAGVLAVSYGLFRLVAAKGLAWVVCVYGVPLLIVNGFLVLITYLQHTHPALPHYDSSEWDWLRGALATMDRDYGLLNKVFHNITDTHVAHHLFSTMPHYNAMEATKAIKPVLGEYYQFDGTPIYKALWREARECAYVEPDDATEDKGVFWYSNKF; this is encoded by the coding sequence ATGGGCGCCGGAGGTCGAAGGCTCGACGTCTCCACaccaaggaagaaggaaggagaagaactgaAACACGAGGTCCTTCGGAGAGTCCCATACTCGAAACCCCCCTTCACATTAGGCGAAATCAAAAGAGCCATCCCACCCCATTGCTTCAGACGCTCTGTCCTGCGTTCCTTCTCCTACGTGGTCTATGACCTAACCATCGTCTCCATCCTCTACTACATCGCCACCACCTTCTTCCACCGCCTCCCAACTCATCTCTCCCTTGTCGCCTGGCCCATTTACTGGGCAATCCAAGGCTGCGTCCTCACGGGCATCTGGGTTATAGCCCATGAGTGCGGCCACCACGCCTTCAGCGATTACCAATGGCTTGACGACACCGTGGGTCTCATCCTCCATTCTTGTCTCCTCGTCCCTTACTTCTCCTGGAAATACAGCCACCGCCGCCACCACTCCAACACCGGTTCCCTTGAGCGGGATGAGGTGTTCGTCCCTAAGCCCAAGTCCAGCCTCGCTTGGTATTCCAAATACCTCAACAACCCACTTGGCCGTGTCCTCTCCCTCACCATCACACTAACCCTCGGCTGGCCTCTTTACTTGGCCTTCAACGTTTCCGGCCGCCACTACGACCGTTTTGCCTGCCACTACGACCCTCACGGCCCCATCTACTCCGAACGTGAACGCCTCCAGATCTACATCTCCGACGCTGGTGTTCTCGCCGTCTCGTACGGGCTTTTCCGCCTCGTGGCTGCCAAAGGCTTGGCTTGGGTGGTCTGCGTTTATGGAGTGCCATTGTTGATCGTGAATGGGTTCTTGGTATTGATAACTTACTTGCAGCACACCCACCCTGCGCTGCCCCACTACGACTCTTCGGAATGGGACTGGTTGAGAGGAGCATTGGCGACGATGGACAGGGACTATGGGTTGTTGAATAAGGTGTTCCATAACATCACAGACACTCACGTGGCTCACCATCTGTTCTCCACGATGCCTCATTACAATGCAATGGAAGCGACCAAAGCTATCAAGCCCGTACTTGGAGAATACTACCAGTTTGATGGGACTCCTATCTACAAGGCTCTCTGGAGGGAAGCCAGAGAGTGTGCGTATGTGGAGCCAGATGATGCTACAGAGGACAAAGGTGTCTTCTGGTATAGCAACAAGTTTTGA